Proteins encoded by one window of Bacillus rossius redtenbacheri isolate Brsri chromosome 3, Brsri_v3, whole genome shotgun sequence:
- the LOC134531402 gene encoding E3 ubiquitin-protein ligase MARCHF3-like: MPPLLELKSADACMYCGLEGGEDPPRKMCHCPSKAHRACLQLELMGSQTDSCELCGFEFAVQRTPRSGLARAARHWLGNHAGGGQLMLFVLWALVVTPAAVLSGYFVRQSVVYYHQALAIRRINQFWWHAVREPSLANRLMIASLLVLLCYGACLAALLAYNTWRFLAWRRRTSHVSVVDPPAPAPPVDPCACVCP, translated from the exons ATGCCTCCTTTGCTCGAATTGAAGTCAG CGGACGCCTGCATGTACTGCGGCCTGGAGGGGGGCGAGGACCCGCCGCGCAAGATGTGCCACTGCCCCAGCAAGGCGCACCGCGCCTGCCTCCAGCTGGAGCTGATGGGCAGCCAGACGGACAGCTGCGAGCTGTGCGGCTTCGAGTTCGCCGTGCAGCGCACCCCGCGCAGCGGTCTGGCGCGGGCCGCGCGCCACTGGCTCGGCAACCATGCCGGCGGCGGCCAG CTGATGCTGTTCGTGCTGTGGGCGCTGGTGGTGACGCCCGCCGCCGTGCTGTCGGGCTACTTCGTGCGCCAGTCCGTGGTCTACTACCACCAGGCGCTCGCCATCCGCCGCATCAACCAGTTCTGGTGGCACGCCGTGCGGGAGCCCTCGCTCGCCAACCGCCTGATGATCGCGTCGCTGCTCGTGCTGCTCTGCTACGGCGCCTGCCTCGCGGCGCTGCTCGCCTACAACACGTGGCGCTTCCTGGCGTGGCGCCGCCGCACCAGCCACGTCAGCGTCGTGGACCCGCCGGCGCCCGCGCCGCCCGTCGACCCCTGCGCGTGCGTCTGCCCGTAG